In Aptenodytes patagonicus chromosome 6, bAptPat1.pri.cur, whole genome shotgun sequence, one genomic interval encodes:
- the NMUR1 gene encoding neuromedin-U receptor 1 has translation MNPYVNCSSPEFSLPQRDFPVEPISPDLCNRTHPETLFDPKDANLTEEQLRDKYLGPRRSSFFVPVCVIYLLIFVVGAVGNMLTCIVILRHRFMRTPTNYYLFSLAVSDLLVLLLGMPLELYDMWSNYPFLLGASGCYFKTLLFEAVCFASILNVTALSVERYIAVVHPLKAKYVVTRNHAKRVIVTIWVLSVVCSIPNTSLHGLQPLYVPGRGRVPDSEICTLVKPRLTYNLIIQITTIVFFFLPMGTISVLYLLIGLQLKKEKMLEALGAKSSGGRNCHKAQGQKKVKRRQVTKMLFVLVVVFGICWAPFHTDRLVWSFISTWTSHMLHMFQYVHIISGVFFYLSSAANPILYNLMSTRFREMFKEVMCRPSHRPPRSRKYSPSVTRATTRSTECEPMPSANGLPLSDAEEYELEEVEGGQATTHAMSLC, from the exons ATGAATCCCTACGTCAACTGCTCTAGCCCTGAGTTCTCCCTGCCCCAGCGAGACTTTCCTGTGGAGCCCATCAGCCCTGATCTCTGCAACAGGACTCACCCAGAGACCTTGTTCGACCCCAAGGATGCCAACCTGACAGAGGAGCAGCTGCGGGATAAGTACTTGGGACCTCGACGGTCCAGCTTCTTTGTCCCTGTCTGTGTCATCTACCTGCTGATCTTCGTGGTGGGGGCTGTAGGCAACATGCTCACCTGCATCGTCATCCTCCGGCACCGGTTCATGAGGACGCCCACCAACTACTACCTGTTCAGCCTGGCTGTCTCTgacctgctggtgctgctgctggggatgccGCTGGAGCTGTACGACATGTGGAGCAACTACCCCTTCCTGCTAGGTGCCAGCGGCTGCTATTTCAAGACGCTGCTCTTCGAGGCCGTCTGCTTCGCCTCCATCCTCAACGTTACGGCCCTGAGCGTGGAGCGCTACATCGCTGTGGTGCATCCACTCAAGGCCAAGTACGTGGTGACCAGGAATCATGCCAAGAGGGTCATCGTCACCATCTGGGTCTTGTCAGTCGTCTGTTCCATCCCCAACACCagcctccatgggctgcagcctCTCTATGTGCCTGGCCGAGGGCGGGTGCCTGATTCGGAGATCTGCACCCTGGTGAAGCCGCGCTTGACCTACAACCTCATCATCCAGATCACCACCATCGTCTTCTTCTTCCTGCCCATGGGGACCATCAGTGTCCTCTACCTGCTCATCGGCCTGCAGCtcaagaaagaaaagatgctggaGGCCTTGGGAGCCAAGTCCAGCGGCGGCCGCAACTGCCACAAAGCCCAGGGGCAGAAGAAAGTCAAGAGGAGGCAGGTCACGAAGATGCTGT ttgtgctggtggtggtgttCGGGATCTGCTGGGCCCCCTTCCACACCGACCGCCTTGTCTGGAGCTTCATCTCCACCTGGACCAGCCACATGCTCCACATGTTCCAGTACGTCCACATCATCTCGGGTGTCTTCTTCTACCTGAGCTCGGCCGCCAACCCCATCCTCTACAACCTGATGTCCACCCGCTTCCGGGAGATGTTCAAGGAGGTGATGTGCCGCCCCAGCCACCGCCCACCACGGTCACGGAAATACTCACCCAGCGTCACCCGCGCCACCACCCGCAGCACCGAGTGCGAGCCCATGCCCAGCGCCAACGGGCTGCCCCTCTCCGACGCTGAGGAGTACgagctggaggaggtggaggggggcCAGGCCACCACGCATGCAATGTCCCTCTGCTGA